The Falco rusticolus isolate bFalRus1 chromosome 5, bFalRus1.pri, whole genome shotgun sequence genome has a segment encoding these proteins:
- the ASCL1 gene encoding achaete-scute homolog 1 translates to MASGSPARMASGAGQPPFLQPACFFAAAVAAAAAAPPGPPPGAPPPQLSPAGGHPSPGGKPSAPRAAKRQRSASPELMRCKRRLNFSGFGYSLPQQQPAAVARRNERERNRVKLVNLGFATLREHVPNGAANKKMSKVETLRSAVEYIRALQQLLDEHDAVSAAFQAGVLSPTISPSYSHDMNSMAGSPVSSYSSDEGSYDPLSPEEQELLDFTSWF, encoded by the coding sequence ATGGCCAGCGGCAGCCCCGCCAGGATGGCCAGCGGCGCCGGGCAGCCGCCCTTCCTGCAGCCGGCGTGCTTCTTCGCCGCCGCGgtggccgccgccgccgccgccccgccggggccgccgcccggggcgccgccgccgcagcTGAGCCCGGCGGGCGGGCACCCCTCGCCGGGCGGGAAGCCCTCGGCGCCGCGGGCCGCCAAGCGGCAGCGCTCGGCCTCGCCGGAGCTGATGCGCTGCAAGCGGCGGCTCAACTTCAGCGGCTTCGGGTACAGCCTgccgcagcagcagccggcGGCCGTGGCGCGGCGCAACGAGCGGGAGCGCAACCGGGTGAAGCTGGTGAACCTGGGCTTCGCCACCCTGCGGGAGCACGTCCCCAACGGGGCCGCCAACAAGAAGATGAGCAAAGTGGAGACGCTCCGCTCCGCCGTCGAGTACATCCGcgccctgcagcagctgctcgACGAGCACGACGCCGTCAGCGCCGCCTTCCAGGCCGGCGTCCTCTCGCCCACCATCTCGCCCAGCTACTCCCACGACATGAACTCCATGGCGGGCTCCCCCGTCTCCTCCTACTCCTCCGACGAGGGCTCCTACGACCCGCTCAGCCCcgaggagcaggagctgctcgACTTCACCAGCTGGTTCTGA